One segment of Streptomyces sp. NA02950 DNA contains the following:
- the mug gene encoding G/U mismatch-specific DNA glycosylase → MTPEELEAARDRLVPDVVADGLRVLFCGINPGLMTAATGHHFARPGNRFWPVLHASGFTPRRLDPSEQGELVRYGLGITNVVSRASARADELSDEEYREGGRILEEKVLRLRPRWLAVAGVTAYRIAFGDKRAAIGPQTRTIGETRIWALPNPSGLNAHWTLATMAEEFGRLRTAAED, encoded by the coding sequence CTGACGCCCGAGGAGCTGGAGGCCGCCCGCGACCGGCTGGTACCGGATGTGGTCGCGGACGGTCTGCGGGTGCTCTTCTGCGGTATCAACCCGGGGCTGATGACGGCCGCGACGGGCCACCACTTCGCCCGTCCCGGCAATCGTTTCTGGCCCGTCCTCCATGCCTCGGGGTTCACTCCGCGCCGTCTGGACCCCTCCGAGCAGGGGGAGCTGGTGCGCTACGGGCTCGGGATCACCAATGTCGTTTCCCGGGCCAGCGCGCGGGCGGACGAGCTGAGCGACGAGGAGTACCGGGAGGGCGGCCGGATCCTGGAGGAGAAGGTGCTGCGACTCCGGCCGCGGTGGCTGGCGGTGGCCGGGGTGACCGCCTACCGGATCGCCTTCGGGGACAAGCGCGCGGCAATAGGCCCGCAGACCAGGACCATCGGCGAGACCCGGATCTGGGCCCTGCCCAATCCGAGCGGGCTCAACGCGCACTGGACACTGGCGACGATGGCCGAGGAGTTCGGCCGGCTGCGGACCGCGGCGGAGGACTAG
- a CDS encoding hemolysin family protein has translation MTAVQLMIGLLTLFVNAFFVGAEFALISVRRSQIEPHADQGDRRARAVLWGLEHVSALLAAAQLGITLCTLVLGAVAEPAIAHLMEPVFHAVGLPLGLVHPVSFVIALSLATYLHMLFGEMVPKNVALAEPVRTALLLGPPLVGLARALRPVIFTVNAFANGLLKLLRVEPKGEVAATFSDDELARMVSDSSEAGLLDDRATERLREALELGRRRVRDVVLPMERVVSARLGVTPEELEELSARSGFSRFPVVDGSGRIVGYLHVKDALDARPREVPFRPDQLRPIPRVRSQTPLDDVLTAMRDSGTHLAAVIGAAGRLEGLVTMEDVLRELVA, from the coding sequence ATGACCGCGGTCCAGCTGATGATCGGTCTGCTGACACTGTTCGTCAACGCGTTCTTCGTCGGGGCCGAGTTCGCCCTGATCTCGGTCCGGCGCAGCCAGATCGAGCCCCATGCCGACCAGGGGGACCGGCGGGCCCGCGCGGTGCTGTGGGGCCTGGAGCACGTCTCCGCGCTGCTGGCCGCGGCCCAGCTGGGCATCACGCTGTGCACGCTGGTGCTGGGCGCCGTGGCGGAACCGGCCATCGCGCATCTGATGGAGCCGGTCTTCCACGCGGTGGGGCTGCCCCTGGGCCTGGTCCACCCCGTGTCGTTCGTGATCGCGCTGAGCCTGGCGACCTATCTGCACATGCTCTTCGGCGAGATGGTGCCGAAGAACGTGGCGCTGGCCGAGCCGGTGCGCACCGCCCTGCTGCTCGGCCCGCCGCTGGTCGGGCTCGCCCGTGCGCTGCGTCCGGTGATCTTCACCGTCAACGCCTTCGCCAACGGTCTGCTGAAGCTGTTGCGGGTGGAGCCCAAGGGCGAGGTGGCGGCCACCTTCTCGGACGACGAACTGGCCCGTATGGTCTCGGACTCCAGCGAGGCCGGGCTGCTGGACGACCGGGCCACCGAGCGGCTGCGGGAGGCCCTGGAGCTGGGCCGCCGCCGGGTGCGGGATGTGGTGCTGCCCATGGAGCGGGTGGTCTCCGCCCGGCTCGGGGTGACCCCCGAGGAGCTGGAGGAGCTGTCGGCCCGGTCGGGCTTCTCCCGGTTCCCGGTGGTCGACGGCTCCGGGCGGATCGTGGGCTATCTGCATGTGAAGGACGCGCTGGACGCCCGGCCGCGTGAGGTGCCGTTCCGCCCCGACCAGCTGCGGCCGATCCCCCGGGTGCGGTCCCAGACACCGCTGGACGACGTGCTCACCGCGATGCGCGACAGCGGCACCCACCTCGCCGCGGTGATCGGCGCGGCGGGCCGGCTGGAGGGGCTGGTGACCATGGAGGACGTGCTGCGCGAGCTGGTCGCCTGA
- a CDS encoding ROK family protein, whose protein sequence is MGRLTGGDPSLLRRINSSVVLHALRAATAAGSGDAPRTPGSATLTDLTRVTGLSRPTVEGVIDGLIGSGLAVDVPAEEGEVRRQGRPARRFRFRAEAGHLLGVEIGAHRVAALLSDLDGRALGSTVREVSEKASADERLERVRGTVADLLRRAGVARDSLRAVGVGSPGVVEDDGSVHLCTALPGWTGLRLGERLGRSFRCPVLVENDANTAAVAEHWKGAALGSDDVVFVLAGLSPGAGSLIGGRLHRGFGGAAGEIGALHLLGREATPEEVLSTTGEPLSPLDEEQVARVFALARRGDTRARAAVDRFVRRLVHDVAALVLALDPEVVVVGGWAAGLDGMLEPLREELARYCLRPPQVALSLLGEAAVSMGALRLALDHVEAELFAVEGTVTARRAHR, encoded by the coding sequence GTGGGGCGGCTCACCGGCGGGGATCCGTCCCTGCTGCGGCGCATCAACTCCTCGGTGGTGCTGCACGCGCTGCGCGCCGCGACGGCGGCCGGGTCCGGGGACGCCCCCCGTACCCCCGGGTCCGCGACCCTCACCGATCTCACCCGGGTCACCGGGCTGTCCCGGCCCACCGTCGAGGGCGTCATCGACGGGCTGATCGGCAGCGGGCTCGCGGTGGACGTGCCCGCCGAGGAAGGCGAGGTGCGCCGCCAGGGCCGCCCCGCACGCCGGTTCCGCTTCCGGGCCGAGGCCGGACATCTGCTGGGCGTCGAGATAGGGGCGCACCGGGTCGCCGCGCTGCTGTCGGACCTCGACGGGCGGGCGCTGGGTTCGACGGTGCGCGAGGTGTCCGAGAAGGCGTCGGCGGACGAGCGGCTGGAGCGGGTGCGCGGCACCGTCGCTGATCTGCTGCGGCGGGCCGGGGTGGCGCGCGATTCGCTGCGCGCGGTCGGGGTGGGCAGCCCGGGGGTGGTGGAGGACGACGGCTCGGTGCACCTGTGCACAGCCCTGCCCGGCTGGACCGGACTGCGGCTCGGTGAGCGGCTGGGGCGGTCCTTCCGCTGTCCGGTACTGGTCGAGAACGACGCCAACACGGCCGCGGTGGCCGAGCACTGGAAGGGCGCGGCGCTGGGCTCGGACGATGTGGTGTTCGTGCTGGCCGGGCTGAGCCCGGGCGCCGGATCGCTGATCGGGGGGCGGCTGCACCGGGGGTTCGGGGGCGCGGCCGGGGAGATCGGGGCGCTGCATCTGCTGGGCCGGGAGGCGACCCCGGAGGAGGTGCTGTCCACCACCGGTGAGCCGTTGAGTCCGCTGGACGAGGAGCAGGTGGCACGGGTCTTCGCGCTGGCCCGGCGGGGGGACACGCGGGCGCGGGCCGCCGTGGACCGGTTCGTCCGGCGCCTGGTGCACGATGTGGCGGCGCTGGTGCTGGCCCTGGATCCCGAGGTCGTGGTGGTGGGCGGCTGGGCCGCCGGCCTCGACGGGATGCTGGAGCCGCTGCGGGAGGAGCTGGCCCGCTACTGTCTGCGGCCGCCGCAGGTGGCGCTGTCGCTGCTGGGCGAGGCGGCGGTGAGCATGGGCGCGCTGCGGCTGGCCCTGGACCATGTGGAGGCGGAGCTGTTCGCGGTCGAGGGCACGGTCACGGCCCGCCGCGCGCACCGCTGA
- the purB gene encoding adenylosuccinate lyase: MTAKPRIPNVLAGRYASAELAVLWSPEYKVTLERRLWLAVLRAQKDLGIEVPDAALADYERVLENVDLVSIAEREKVTRHDVKARIEEFNALAGHEHVHKGMTSRDLTENVEQLQIRLSLELARDRAVAVLVRLGKLAADHAELVMAGRSHNVAAQATTLGKRFATAADELLVAYGRLEELLGRYPLRGIKGPVGTAQDMLDLLGGDAAKLAELERRIAGHLGFGQAFTSVGQVYPRSLDYDVVTTLVQLAAAPSSLAKTIRLMAGHELVTEGFKPGQVGSSAMPHKMNTRSCERVNGLAVILRGYASMAGELAGDQWNEGDVSCSVVRRVALPDAFFAFDGLLETFLTVLDEFGAFPAVVARELDRYLPFLATTKVLMGAVRAGVGREVAHEAIKEHAVAAALAMRERGAERNELLDSLAADERIPLDRAALEELMADKLSFTGAAAGQVGAVVARIEEIAKRHPEAAAYTPGSIL, translated from the coding sequence GTGACTGCTAAGCCGCGTATCCCGAACGTCCTGGCCGGCCGCTACGCCTCGGCGGAGCTGGCCGTCCTGTGGTCCCCCGAGTACAAGGTGACGCTGGAGCGGCGGCTGTGGCTCGCCGTGCTCCGCGCCCAGAAGGACCTCGGGATCGAGGTGCCGGACGCCGCCCTCGCCGACTACGAGCGGGTCCTGGAGAACGTGGACCTGGTCTCGATCGCCGAGCGCGAGAAGGTCACCCGCCACGATGTGAAGGCCCGGATCGAGGAGTTCAACGCCCTCGCCGGTCATGAGCACGTACACAAGGGCATGACCTCCCGCGACCTCACCGAGAACGTGGAGCAGCTCCAGATCCGGCTCTCCCTGGAGCTGGCGCGGGACCGCGCGGTGGCCGTGCTGGTCCGGCTGGGGAAGCTGGCCGCCGATCACGCCGAGCTGGTGATGGCGGGCCGTTCGCACAATGTCGCGGCGCAGGCCACGACGCTCGGCAAGCGGTTCGCTACCGCGGCGGACGAGCTGCTGGTGGCCTACGGACGGCTGGAGGAGCTGCTCGGCCGCTATCCGCTGCGCGGTATCAAGGGCCCGGTGGGCACCGCCCAGGACATGCTCGACCTGCTGGGCGGAGACGCTGCCAAGCTGGCCGAGCTGGAGCGGCGGATCGCCGGTCACCTGGGCTTCGGGCAGGCGTTCACCTCGGTCGGCCAGGTCTATCCGCGTTCGCTGGACTACGACGTGGTCACCACGCTGGTGCAGCTGGCCGCGGCCCCGTCCTCGCTGGCCAAGACGATCCGGCTGATGGCCGGGCACGAGCTGGTGACGGAGGGCTTCAAGCCCGGCCAGGTCGGCTCGTCCGCGATGCCGCACAAGATGAACACCCGCTCCTGCGAGCGCGTCAACGGCCTCGCGGTGATCCTGCGCGGCTATGCCTCGATGGCCGGGGAGCTGGCGGGCGACCAGTGGAACGAGGGTGATGTGTCCTGCTCGGTGGTGCGCCGGGTCGCGCTGCCGGACGCGTTCTTCGCCTTCGACGGGCTGCTGGAGACCTTCCTGACGGTGCTCGACGAGTTCGGTGCCTTCCCCGCCGTGGTCGCCCGTGAGCTGGACCGCTATCTGCCGTTCCTCGCGACGACCAAGGTGCTGATGGGCGCGGTGCGGGCCGGGGTGGGCCGGGAGGTGGCGCACGAGGCGATCAAGGAGCACGCGGTCGCCGCGGCACTGGCGATGCGCGAGCGCGGCGCCGAGCGCAATGAGCTGCTGGACTCCCTCGCCGCCGATGAGCGGATTCCGCTGGACCGGGCCGCGCTGGAGGAGCTGATGGCGGACAAGCTGTCCTTCACCGGCGCCGCCGCCGGCCAGGTCGGCGCGGTGGTGGCCCGGATCGAGGAGATCGCCAAGCGGCACCCCGAGGCCGCGGCGTACACGCCCGGGTCGATTCTCTGA
- a CDS encoding SGNH/GDSL hydrolase family protein, whose protein sequence is MQTNITYTSFAALGDSFTEGMSDELPGGGYRGWADLLAGRLAARTPGFRYANLAVRGKLIGQIVDEQTGPAAAMGADLVTLVGGLNDVLRPKCDVGRVCALLEEAAERLAPSCKQLVLMRSPGRRGPVLARFQPRMEQLFSFIDELAGRHDATVVDLYASEALGDPRLWADDRLHLNAEGHRRVAEAVWQALGHEPEADWNAPLPPPVRPGWVARRTSDARFAREHLGPWIVRRLTGRSSGDGRVPKRAELLPYRAPGEG, encoded by the coding sequence ATGCAGACGAACATCACCTACACCAGTTTCGCCGCGCTGGGCGACTCCTTCACCGAAGGCATGTCCGACGAGCTCCCGGGCGGCGGCTACCGCGGCTGGGCGGACCTCCTCGCCGGGCGGCTCGCCGCCCGCACCCCCGGCTTCCGCTATGCCAACCTCGCGGTGCGCGGCAAGCTGATCGGCCAGATCGTCGACGAGCAGACCGGTCCGGCGGCCGCGATGGGCGCCGATCTGGTGACGCTGGTCGGCGGGCTGAACGACGTCCTGCGGCCGAAGTGCGACGTGGGCCGGGTGTGCGCGCTGCTGGAGGAGGCGGCGGAGCGGCTGGCGCCGAGCTGCAAACAGCTGGTGCTGATGCGCAGCCCGGGACGGCGCGGGCCGGTGCTGGCGCGGTTCCAGCCGCGTATGGAGCAGCTGTTCTCCTTCATCGACGAGCTGGCCGGGCGGCATGACGCGACGGTGGTGGACCTGTACGCCTCCGAGGCGCTGGGCGACCCCCGGCTGTGGGCCGACGACCGGCTGCATCTGAACGCCGAGGGGCACCGCCGGGTCGCCGAGGCGGTGTGGCAGGCGCTGGGGCACGAGCCGGAGGCCGACTGGAACGCCCCGCTGCCGCCCCCGGTACGGCCCGGCTGGGTCGCCCGGCGCACCTCGGACGCGCGGTTCGCCCGGGAACACCTCGGGCCCTGGATCGTGCGGCGGCTGACGGGCCGTTCCTCGGGCGACGGACGCGTTCCCAAGCGGGCCGAGCTGCTGCCGTACCGGGCGCCGGGCGAGGGCTGA
- a CDS encoding SDR family oxidoreductase, whose translation MDQVTVVTGGSRGIGAAVAVRLARAGHHIAIGYERARDAAERSAAAVRAEGVFAVAVQLDTSVEDQVEALFDTAREELGPITGLVNNAGITGRLGRFTETTPEVMRRVVDVNVTGALLCARRAAREMSTRHGGRGGAIVNISSGAATTGSPGEYVHYAASKAAVDAMTVGLSKELAEEGIRVNSVQPGMTVTDIHAQMGDPERPWKGAGRVPMGRPGEPEEIAGAVAWLLSPEASYTTGAVLRVAGGL comes from the coding sequence ATGGACCAGGTCACGGTGGTCACCGGCGGCAGCCGCGGCATCGGGGCGGCGGTGGCCGTACGGCTCGCCCGCGCCGGGCACCACATCGCCATCGGCTACGAGCGCGCACGGGACGCCGCCGAGCGCAGCGCGGCGGCGGTGCGCGCCGAAGGGGTCTTTGCGGTGGCCGTCCAGCTGGACACCAGCGTCGAGGACCAGGTCGAGGCGCTGTTCGACACCGCTCGGGAGGAGCTGGGCCCGATCACCGGACTGGTCAACAACGCCGGGATCACCGGGCGTCTCGGCCGGTTCACCGAGACCACGCCCGAGGTGATGCGCCGGGTGGTGGACGTGAACGTGACCGGCGCGCTGCTGTGCGCGCGGCGGGCGGCGCGCGAGATGTCCACCCGCCACGGCGGCCGGGGCGGCGCCATAGTCAACATCTCCTCGGGCGCGGCGACCACGGGCAGCCCCGGGGAGTACGTCCACTACGCGGCCAGCAAGGCGGCCGTGGACGCCATGACGGTGGGGCTGTCCAAGGAACTGGCCGAGGAGGGCATCCGGGTCAACTCGGTGCAGCCCGGGATGACGGTGACCGACATCCATGCCCAGATGGGCGACCCGGAGCGGCCGTGGAAGGGCGCGGGCCGGGTGCCGATGGGGCGGCCCGGTGAGCCGGAGGAGATCGCGGGCGCGGTGGCGTGGCTGCTCTCGCCGGAGGCGTCGTACACCACCGGCGCGGTGCTGCGGGTCGCGGGCGGGCTCTGA
- a CDS encoding GntR family transcriptional regulator, whose product MGTTELESVPEPKYWHLKTVLSDALDTEFAVGEILPNERELAARFGVARATLRQALEQLELEGRLQRRRGVGTTVAPPRVGVAVGDSTHGWTDGGGDAWQSVDSAEVVPPAAVARLLETDPGTPVHRVRRTRISQGLPLAAELLYVPAESVPGLTAIDTPGGLSRARAVLRELRRLELEGRERSVELGSARADDAKELDRLPGAPVLVVTTRYVAAGRTAAVAVATYRADACRLTFGDPQDEEELLAG is encoded by the coding sequence GTGGGGACCACGGAGCTGGAATCGGTGCCGGAGCCCAAGTACTGGCACCTGAAGACCGTGCTCAGCGACGCACTCGACACCGAGTTCGCGGTCGGGGAGATCCTGCCCAACGAGCGTGAGCTCGCGGCCCGCTTCGGTGTCGCCCGCGCCACCCTCCGGCAGGCCCTGGAACAGCTCGAGCTGGAGGGCAGGCTCCAGCGGCGCCGCGGCGTCGGCACCACCGTCGCCCCGCCCCGCGTCGGCGTGGCCGTCGGCGACTCCACCCACGGCTGGACCGACGGCGGCGGCGACGCCTGGCAGTCCGTCGACAGCGCCGAGGTGGTGCCCCCGGCCGCCGTCGCCCGGCTGCTCGAGACCGACCCCGGCACCCCCGTGCACCGCGTCCGCCGCACCCGGATCAGCCAGGGACTGCCGCTCGCCGCCGAGCTGCTCTACGTCCCGGCCGAGTCGGTGCCCGGCCTCACCGCCATCGACACCCCCGGCGGGCTGTCCCGCGCCCGCGCCGTGCTGCGCGAGCTGCGCCGCCTGGAGCTGGAGGGCCGGGAGCGGTCCGTCGAACTCGGCTCGGCCCGCGCGGACGACGCCAAGGAGCTGGACCGGCTGCCCGGCGCCCCCGTGCTCGTGGTCACCACCCGCTATGTCGCGGCCGGACGCACCGCCGCCGTCGCCGTGGCCACCTACCGGGCCGACGCCTGCCGTCTCACCTTCGGCGATCCGCAGGACGAGGAAGAACTGCTGGCGGGCTGA
- a CDS encoding hemolysin family protein: MTEVLLLVVALLLALACGAFVAAEFSLTTVERSELERAAERGERGAAGALKAARSLTYQLSGAQLGITVTNLIVGMLAEPSVAALLAAPLTAIGIPDSAVHSVALVTGTALSTVVLMVVGELVPKNWAISRPLPVAKAVATPQRVFSAVFRPLITHLNNTANRTVRRMGLEPAEELASARGPQELVALARHSAKEGALEEGTAELFVRTLSLAELTAQNVMTPRVQVITLDERATAEDVANATRATGLSRFPVYRGSLDTVVGVVHIKDVLTIPADERLRHLVSGLVREPLFVPESLTVDRLLDRLSAKRSMAVVIDEYGGTAGVVTLEDIVEEVVGEVRDEHDPQETPDLAPAGEDPEGRALYDADGSVRVDQLEQVGLRVPPGPYETLAGLIATELGRIPADGDTVELAGWWFEVLNAGGHRAARVRLRAPLPGAGGGAGTAGDGGGDGRGAGGRGRKGSARAKGDKGAGR; encoded by the coding sequence ATGACCGAAGTCCTCCTCCTGGTCGTGGCACTCCTGCTGGCGCTCGCCTGTGGCGCCTTCGTCGCGGCGGAGTTCTCGCTGACCACGGTCGAGCGCAGCGAGCTCGAGCGGGCGGCGGAGCGCGGGGAGCGGGGCGCGGCCGGTGCCCTGAAGGCCGCGCGCAGCCTGACCTACCAGCTCTCCGGGGCGCAGCTCGGCATCACCGTCACCAACCTGATCGTCGGTATGCTCGCCGAACCGTCGGTGGCCGCCCTGCTGGCCGCTCCGCTCACCGCCATCGGCATCCCGGATTCCGCCGTCCATTCGGTCGCCCTGGTGACCGGAACCGCCCTGTCCACCGTGGTGCTGATGGTGGTCGGTGAGCTGGTCCCGAAGAACTGGGCGATCTCCCGGCCGCTGCCGGTCGCCAAGGCCGTCGCCACCCCGCAGCGGGTCTTCAGCGCCGTCTTCCGCCCGTTGATCACCCATCTCAACAACACCGCGAACCGCACCGTGCGCCGGATGGGCCTGGAGCCCGCCGAGGAGCTCGCCTCCGCGCGCGGACCGCAGGAGCTGGTCGCGCTCGCCCGGCACTCCGCGAAGGAAGGGGCGCTGGAGGAGGGCACCGCCGAGCTGTTCGTGCGCACCCTCAGTCTGGCGGAGCTCACCGCGCAGAACGTGATGACCCCGCGGGTGCAGGTCATCACGCTGGACGAGCGGGCCACCGCGGAGGACGTGGCCAACGCGACCCGCGCCACCGGACTGTCCCGCTTCCCCGTCTACCGCGGCAGCCTGGACACCGTCGTCGGCGTCGTCCACATCAAGGACGTCCTGACGATCCCCGCCGACGAGCGGCTGCGCCACCTGGTGTCCGGGCTGGTGCGCGAACCGCTCTTCGTCCCCGAGTCGCTCACCGTGGACCGGCTGCTGGACCGGCTGTCCGCCAAGCGCAGCATGGCCGTGGTCATCGACGAGTACGGCGGCACGGCCGGTGTGGTCACCCTGGAGGACATCGTCGAGGAGGTGGTCGGCGAGGTCCGCGATGAGCACGATCCGCAGGAGACCCCCGATCTGGCCCCGGCGGGCGAGGACCCGGAGGGCCGTGCGCTGTACGACGCGGACGGCTCGGTCCGCGTCGATCAGCTGGAGCAGGTCGGGCTGCGGGTGCCCCCGGGCCCGTACGAGACGCTGGCCGGGCTGATCGCGACCGAGCTGGGCCGTATCCCGGCCGACGGCGACACCGTCGAGCTCGCGGGCTGGTGGTTCGAGGTGCTGAACGCGGGGGGTCACCGGGCCGCCCGGGTCCGGCTGCGGGCCCCGCTGCCCGGTGCGGGCGGGGGCGCCGGGACGGCCGGGGACGGCGGCGGTGACGGCAGGGGGGCAGGCGGCCGGGGCCGCAAGGGGTCCGCCCGCGCCAAGGGTGACAAGGGGGCGGGCCGATGA
- a CDS encoding RNA polymerase sigma-70 factor, translated as MATDTATDVFEAHRSVLTGVAYRMLGRVADAEDVVQETWLRWSGTDREQVRDPRAFLMRVTTRLAIDRLRQITSRRESYVGPWLPEPMATDLGRTTPDAAERALLAETVSLAVLVVLESLSPLERAVFVLREAFGFPYGEIAETLDRSEAAVRQLSGRARRHVEERKPRFEVDPRQRQELTEKFLAASTSGDIEQLLALLAPDARLVGDSGGKAKAPLRVLETADKVGRFLLGVAQRPIEEPELVITEINGGPGLVIFSRGVPDAVMSLDVADGRVQSVYIVHNPDKLAAFAR; from the coding sequence GTGGCCACCGACACCGCGACCGACGTCTTCGAAGCGCACCGTTCCGTTCTGACCGGAGTGGCCTACCGCATGCTCGGCCGGGTCGCGGACGCCGAGGACGTCGTCCAGGAGACCTGGCTGCGCTGGTCCGGCACCGACCGTGAGCAGGTGCGCGATCCGCGCGCCTTCCTGATGCGGGTCACCACCCGGCTCGCCATCGACCGGCTGCGCCAGATCACCTCCCGCCGGGAGTCCTACGTCGGCCCCTGGCTGCCCGAGCCGATGGCCACCGACCTCGGCCGGACCACCCCGGACGCCGCCGAGCGCGCCCTGCTCGCCGAGACCGTCTCGCTGGCGGTGCTGGTCGTCCTGGAGTCGCTGTCGCCGCTGGAGCGCGCGGTGTTCGTGCTGCGCGAGGCGTTCGGCTTTCCGTACGGTGAGATCGCCGAGACGCTGGACCGCAGCGAGGCGGCGGTACGGCAGCTCTCCGGCCGGGCCCGGCGCCATGTGGAGGAGCGCAAACCGCGCTTCGAGGTGGACCCGCGGCAGCGGCAGGAGCTGACCGAGAAGTTCCTCGCCGCCTCCACCAGCGGGGACATCGAGCAGCTCCTCGCACTGCTCGCCCCCGATGCCCGGCTGGTCGGCGACAGCGGTGGCAAGGCCAAGGCGCCGCTGCGGGTGCTGGAGACGGCCGACAAGGTCGGACGCTTCCTGCTCGGCGTGGCACAGCGGCCCATCGAGGAGCCGGAGTTGGTCATCACGGAGATCAACGGCGGGCCGGGTCTGGTGATTTTCTCGCGCGGTGTGCCGGACGCGGTGATGAGCCTCGATGTGGCGGACGGCCGGGTCCAGTCGGTCTACATCGTGCACAACCCTGACAAGCTGGCCGCGTTCGCGCGCTGA